The Bosea sp. AS-1 region ATCCAGCCAAAGGAGCGCACCACGAGGTTGAGCAGCATCGGGAAGATGACGAGCAGGATCAGCGGCACGCGCCAGCGCTCGGGCCCGCGCGCGATCAGATAGGCGAGCGGATAGCCGAGTAGCAGGCAGATCAGCGTGACGGAGAGCCCGAGGCCGAGGGTCCGCCAGATCACCTCACGGTAGTAATCGTCGGTGACGATCTGGGTGTAATTCTCCAGCGTCCAGGCGCCTTTGACGAGGCCCGCGCCGGGCTCGTAGACGCCGAAGCTCGTCGGCAGCAGCATCAGCACCGGCACGAGGAAGAAACCCGCCAGCACCAGGAGCAGCGGCGCGATCAGCAGGAGCCCTTGCCGCCGCGACATCATGGTGCGGTGCCTTCGGGCGACATCGCGAAGACGGCGGCCGGGTCGATGGCGAGCGCGACCGGCGCCCCGGCCGCAAGCGCCGCTTCCGCTCCATGCGAGGCGGTTTCGGCAACGATCTCGACGCCCTCGGCCAGCCGGACGACATATTGCACGCGCGCACCGCTGAAGGAGCGCAGCACGACCTCGCCGACAATGTCGCCCGCCTGCGGCGCGCCGCTGCGGATCGCGACCGCCTCCTGCCGGATGACGACATCGACATTCGCTCCCGCTGGCTGGTCGATACGTGCGGCCGGGATGTCGACACCGCCGACGGCGAGGCGTCCGCCTTCGCCCTTCCGCATCGCAACGGAGCCGGCCAGCCGGTTCGGCTTGCCGATGAAGCTCGCGACGAAGCCGGTCGCCGGGCGGTGATAGATGTCCTCCGGGCTGGCGAATTGTTGCATCACGCCCTTGGCCATCACCCCGACGCGGTCCGACATCGACAGCGCCTCGCCCTGGTCATGGGTGACGAAGAGCGTGGTGATGCCGAGATTGCGCTGCAGGCGCTTCAGCTCGATCTGCATCTCGTCGCGCAACTGCGCGTCGAGATTGGAGAGCGGCTCGTCGAAGAGCAGCACGCGGGGGTGCGGCGCCAGGGCCCGCGCGATGGCGACACGCTGCTGCTGGCCGCCGGAGAGCTGACGCGGATAGCGCTCGGCGAGGGCGGCGAGCCGGACCATGCCGAGCGCTTCCCTGACGCGCTTGTCGAGTTCGGCACCAGCGACCTTGCGACGGCGCAGGCCGAAGGCGACGTTCTCGAACACGGTCATGTGCGGGAACAGCGCATAGGACTGGAAGACGAGACCCAGACCCCGCTTGTTCGGTGGCAGGGCGGTGACATCGTCGCGGTTGATCAGGATGCGCCCTCGGCTCGGCTCGACCAAGCCGGCGACCATGCGCAGGATCGTCGTCTTGCCGCAGCCGGAAGGGCCGAGCAGCGAGACGAATTCGCCCTCCGCGATCGTCAGGGAGACATCCCTGACGACCTCGACCTCGCCATAGGACTTGCCCAGCCCTTCGAAGGTCAGCGAACCCATCGCCCGTCCTCTCGCGGTGCCGCCACGCAGCTCAGCGCGCGACTTCGCGCTGCCAGCGGCGCGTCCAGGCGGCTGTGTTCTTGGCAATCACCTCCGGGTCGATGAACCAGGCCTTATCGAGGCTTTCGCCGTTCGGCACGATGCTCTTGAGCTTGTCCGAGAGCTTCACCTTGGTATTGACCGCGCCGATATAGGCCCGCTCCGAGAAGCAGCCCTGACCTTCGGCCGACAGCACCTGATCGAGGAACTTGTAGGCGAGCTCGGTCTTGCTCGATCCCTTTGGCAGGACCACCGCCGGCAGAATGCCGACCGCGCCTTCCTTCGGATAGGCAACGGCGAGCGAAAGCCCCTTGTCCATCGCGACACCAGCGCGATCCGGATACCACGGCGCGATCGCAATCTCGCCGCGCTCGAACAGGGACAGGAGCTGGTCGGCCTGGGTGTAGAGCACGGCCGAGCCCTTTGCGATCGGCTTGATCGCCGCAATGCCGGGATCGATGTTGTCGAGCGTGCCGCCCTTCAGTTTGTTGAGTGCCAGCAGGAACTGCAGACCGGAGGTGCCGCTGATGTCTCCGATCGCGTATTTGCCGGCATAGGCCGGGTCGGCGAGGTCGAGCCAGGAGGTCGGCGGCGTCTTTACCAGCTTGGGATTGTAGACCAGCGTCGTCGCGCTCACCATCGCGACGACATAGCTGTCGTCCTTTCCCCAGGCGGTCGGGATCACGTCAGCGGCATTCTTCAACTTGGAACGGTCGATCTTCTCGTTGAGCTTCTCATTGGCGGTCTGCGCGGCCAGCGAGTTATCGATATAGACGATGTCCATGTCGGGCTTGCCGGCAGTGGCGCGCAGCGCCGCGGCGAACTGCGAGGAATTGCCGAGCTTCAGCGAGACGGTCGCCCCCGTCGCCTTCTCGAAGGCTGCAACATGGCAGGCCTTGACGTTGTCTGCGAAGGAGCCACCGAAAGCGCCGACGACGAGCTCCTCGGCCTGTGCAGCGGAAGCAAAGGCGGCACCGAGAGCGGCGACGGCGGTCGCGTGACGAAACATCTGACGCATGGCTGGAGGCTCCCCGTCTGTTGGCCTGTGGTTCGGCACGCCGCTGTTGGCGCGGCTTTCGACTGGTCGACGGAACTCCCCTCCCATCGTCCAGAAGGCGAGCATGGCATGACCCGATTTATCTTTCAAGAAAGATAAATGAAAGATATCCTGATCAGGTGATCGCGCTGCGAGGCGCTTGCATCCGGCGCCACGGCATGGTCCGAAAAGCCGCTCAGGAGGATTCGAATGCGCGACGAGGCAGCGCGAAGCCTGACGTTCGAAACGCCCGACGCGCTCTGGCAGAACGACCGCGTCGGCGCCGGCATGCAGCGCTGGCGGCGCGAGTTCCCGGATGTCGATTGCTCCGGAAAGGCCATCGTCGGCCGGCTGCTCCACCTCAACGAGGTCTTCCAGACGGCGATCAACCGCACGCTCGCACGACACCGGCTCAAATACCCAAGCTTCGCGGTGCTCGCGACGCTGCGCGTGCAGGGCGCGCCCTATCGCATGTCGCCCAAGGCTCTGCTCGATACGCTGATCCTGACGTCGGGCGGTCTCTCGAACCTGCTGCGGCGGCTCGAAAAGGCCGGCCATGTCCGCCGGATGGCCGACGAGACGGATGGGCGCGGCGTGATCGTCGAGCTCACCGACAAGGGCCGCCTGCTGGTCGAACCGGCGATGCGCGACCATGCCGAAACGGAGCGGCGTCTCGTCGCCATGCTGCCGCCGGCCGAGCAGGCGCTGGTCGCAGGCGCGCTCGGCAAGATGATGCTGGCAAACGGCTGAAGAGGGCGGATAAGAGCAAAACTATTCCGGTTTGTCATAACAACGCGCTTCAAATGCATTAGCCAGCGGCGGTTCGGGCGTGCCATCCTCCCGTGACGAGGGAGCGTCGCGGCGCTCCGGTGCGGCGGAGCCCGATGTGCCTGACGACGACAGCACTCTCTATCCATTGGCCGATCCTTACCGCTCGCTGCGCCTCCCGGTCGGCGACGGCCACGAGCTTCAGGTCGAGCTGAGCGGCAATCCCCACGGAATTCCTGTCGTCTTCCTGCATGGCGGCCCCGGCGCCGGCACCAAGCCGGCCCAGCGCCGGACCTTCGACCCCGCCGCATTCCACCTCGTGACCTTCGACCAGCGCGGCGCCGGACGCTCGCATCCCTCAGCCGAACTCGTCGGCAACACTACCCAGGCGCTGATTGCCGATCTCGAGCGGATCCGCAGCCACCTCGGCATCGAGCGCTGGCTTGTCACCGGCGGGTCCTGGGGCAGTTGCCTCGGCCTGGCCTATGGGCAGGCCCATCCCGAGCGCTGCCTCGGCTTCCGCCTGCACGGCATCTTCATGGCCGAGCGCGCCGAGATCGACTGGTGGTTCCACGGTTCGCGCACGATCTTCCCGGATCATTGGGAGACCTTCGCCAATTTCGTGCCGGAAGCGGAACGCGGCGATCTGCTCGGCGCCTATTACCGCCGGCTCACGGGACCCGATCCCGAGCAGCAGCTGTCGGCCGCAATCGCCTTGCGCACCTTTTCCGGGAAGACGCAGACCTTCCTGCCCGATGCCGGGCATGTCGCAGCCCTGACCGAGCCGCAAACCGCGCTCGCGCTGGCGCGCATCTTCACGCATTATTGCGTCAACGGCGCCTTCCTCGAACCGGGCCAGTTGCTGCGCGACGTCTCGCGCATCCGGCACCTGCCAACGGAGATCGTGCAGGGGCGCTATGACATCGTGACCCCGATGTGCACGGCATGGCGGCTGAAGACGGCCTGGCCCGAGGCCCGCTTCACCATCGTGACCGAGGCCAACCACGCGGCGACGCCGAACGCGCCGGCCCTGTCGCTGGCGTTGCGCGACGCGACCGATCGCCTGCGCGATTCGATGCTGGCCCTTGCGGCCTGAAGGAACAGCCATGTACGAAGCCGCCAGCCAGATCCGCCTGGGCATCGAGCCCTATCTTGAAATCCGCAGCGCCAAGAGCCCGGCGGTCGCGCCCGACGGCGAGCTTCTCGCCTATCTCAGCGACGAGAGCGGCACGCACCAGATCTGGCTCCGGCCGCTCGCCGGCGGGGCGCCCTGGCGCCTGACCGACATGCCGGAACCGGTCGG contains the following coding sequences:
- a CDS encoding ABC transporter ATP-binding protein, producing the protein MGSLTFEGLGKSYGEVEVVRDVSLTIAEGEFVSLLGPSGCGKTTILRMVAGLVEPSRGRILINRDDVTALPPNKRGLGLVFQSYALFPHMTVFENVAFGLRRRKVAGAELDKRVREALGMVRLAALAERYPRQLSGGQQQRVAIARALAPHPRVLLFDEPLSNLDAQLRDEMQIELKRLQRNLGITTLFVTHDQGEALSMSDRVGVMAKGVMQQFASPEDIYHRPATGFVASFIGKPNRLAGSVAMRKGEGGRLAVGGVDIPAARIDQPAGANVDVVIRQEAVAIRSGAPQAGDIVGEVVLRSFSGARVQYVVRLAEGVEIVAETASHGAEAALAAGAPVALAIDPAAVFAMSPEGTAP
- a CDS encoding ABC transporter substrate-binding protein, with product MRQMFRHATAVAALGAAFASAAQAEELVVGAFGGSFADNVKACHVAAFEKATGATVSLKLGNSSQFAAALRATAGKPDMDIVYIDNSLAAQTANEKLNEKIDRSKLKNAADVIPTAWGKDDSYVVAMVSATTLVYNPKLVKTPPTSWLDLADPAYAGKYAIGDISGTSGLQFLLALNKLKGGTLDNIDPGIAAIKPIAKGSAVLYTQADQLLSLFERGEIAIAPWYPDRAGVAMDKGLSLAVAYPKEGAVGILPAVVLPKGSSKTELAYKFLDQVLSAEGQGCFSERAYIGAVNTKVKLSDKLKSIVPNGESLDKAWFIDPEVIAKNTAAWTRRWQREVAR
- a CDS encoding MarR family transcriptional regulator produces the protein MRDEAARSLTFETPDALWQNDRVGAGMQRWRREFPDVDCSGKAIVGRLLHLNEVFQTAINRTLARHRLKYPSFAVLATLRVQGAPYRMSPKALLDTLILTSGGLSNLLRRLEKAGHVRRMADETDGRGVIVELTDKGRLLVEPAMRDHAETERRLVAMLPPAEQALVAGALGKMMLANG
- the pip gene encoding prolyl aminopeptidase; protein product: MPDDDSTLYPLADPYRSLRLPVGDGHELQVELSGNPHGIPVVFLHGGPGAGTKPAQRRTFDPAAFHLVTFDQRGAGRSHPSAELVGNTTQALIADLERIRSHLGIERWLVTGGSWGSCLGLAYGQAHPERCLGFRLHGIFMAERAEIDWWFHGSRTIFPDHWETFANFVPEAERGDLLGAYYRRLTGPDPEQQLSAAIALRTFSGKTQTFLPDAGHVAALTEPQTALALARIFTHYCVNGAFLEPGQLLRDVSRIRHLPTEIVQGRYDIVTPMCTAWRLKTAWPEARFTIVTEANHAATPNAPALSLALRDATDRLRDSMLALAA